A section of the Chloroflexota bacterium genome encodes:
- a CDS encoding cytochrome c: MSAARRAGRAASLTVGLVVAAFVIAACETGAYPADLFPEMHYQQSYRTQEPPYEAPPEGQVSTLGAEVPVTDFVATINLANPVPFDGPSIDRGKALFTVNCAMCHGADGQGASYVADAFESYGAKRPASLSSDNVKAQADGALYWTITNGVNNMPAWQSLLTEEERWLLVTYIRSLD, translated from the coding sequence ATGTCCGCCGCACGCCGCGCCGGACGCGCCGCCAGCCTAACCGTTGGGCTGGTGGTGGCGGCGTTCGTCATCGCGGCGTGCGAAACCGGGGCGTATCCGGCCGACCTCTTCCCCGAGATGCACTATCAGCAGTCCTACCGCACCCAGGAACCGCCCTACGAGGCGCCGCCGGAGGGTCAGGTGTCGACGCTCGGCGCCGAGGTGCCGGTGACAGACTTCGTCGCAACGATCAACCTCGCGAATCCCGTGCCGTTCGACGGTCCGTCGATCGATCGCGGGAAAGCGCTGTTTACGGTCAATTGCGCCATGTGCCACGGCGCCGACGGTCAGGGCGCGAGCTACGTCGCGGACGCCTTTGAAAGCTACGGGGCAAAGCGACCGGCCTCCCTGTCGTCGGACAACGTGAAGGCCCAGGCGGACGGCGCCCTCTACTGGACGATCACCAACGGCGTCAACAACATGCCGGCCTGGCAATCGCTCCTCACCGAGGAAGAGCGCTGGCTGCTCGTCACCTACATCCGATCGCTTGACTAG
- a CDS encoding cytochrome c3 family protein, translating into MLDSFLALLPRLSPKQLIVISGLGAVLGGGAIAPVILLIVLGAMGGTITGPPEQPIAFDHTVHAGKAGIACEFCHRGIPVVGDTATALGAPVSAAATIPSVEQCMFCHSVVATESPEVQKIRAAWETGTPIEWIRVHRLPDHVDFVHDPHIRALAEAHPSFSTAQICATCHGDVSSMTEVEQVRALNMGDCQGCHRENSAPLDCAVCHK; encoded by the coding sequence GTGTTGGATTCATTCCTGGCGCTCCTGCCGCGCCTCTCCCCCAAACAGTTGATCGTCATCAGCGGCCTCGGGGCCGTGCTGGGCGGTGGCGCCATTGCGCCGGTGATCCTGCTGATCGTGCTCGGGGCCATGGGTGGAACCATCACCGGACCGCCGGAGCAACCGATCGCTTTCGATCACACCGTGCACGCCGGCAAGGCCGGCATCGCCTGCGAGTTCTGTCACCGCGGGATACCAGTCGTCGGAGACACGGCGACCGCGCTGGGGGCGCCGGTTTCCGCGGCGGCCACTATCCCGTCCGTGGAGCAGTGCATGTTCTGCCACTCAGTGGTCGCCACCGAGAGCCCCGAGGTGCAGAAGATTCGCGCCGCATGGGAGACCGGAACCCCCATCGAGTGGATTCGGGTGCACCGGCTGCCCGACCACGTGGACTTCGTGCACGACCCCCACATCCGCGCCCTGGCCGAGGCTCATCCGAGCTTCAGCACGGCGCAGATTTGCGCCACCTGTCACGGCGACGTTTCGTCCATGACCGAGGTCGAGCAGGTGCGGGCGCTCAACATGGGCGACTGCCAGGGCTGCCACCGCGAGAACAGCGCCCCGCTGGATTGCGCGGTATGTCACAAATGA
- the ccsA gene encoding cytochrome c biogenesis protein CcsA, which translates to MSIASRALRRRAIKQPPVFGWRGLVVYSSLLVLMAVALYMIFIYAPAERVQGDAHRLLYGHVAVAWLAFLAFGIVAVASVMYLWRRSPRWDSLAVASAEVGVLFTTLTLISGSVWGRHVWGVWWTWDPRLTTTFVLWFIYVAYLALRMYIDNVDTRRRVAAIFGIVGFVDVPIVWYSVEWWRSLHPVQSVTRAGLTSEMVLTMLVTVVAFTVFCFVLIRQRYLLERASDEGEGLRDIVRNRYGELRQTGATSAPEAGE; encoded by the coding sequence ATGAGCATCGCCAGCCGCGCGCTGCGCCGCCGGGCGATCAAGCAGCCGCCTGTCTTCGGGTGGCGGGGCCTTGTGGTCTATTCGTCGCTGCTGGTCCTGATGGCAGTGGCCCTCTACATGATCTTCATCTACGCGCCGGCGGAACGCGTGCAGGGCGACGCCCACCGTCTGCTCTACGGACACGTGGCGGTGGCGTGGCTCGCCTTCCTGGCCTTTGGCATCGTCGCCGTCGCCAGCGTGATGTACCTATGGCGGCGCAGCCCGCGATGGGACAGCCTGGCGGTGGCGTCCGCCGAGGTGGGAGTGCTCTTCACCACGCTCACCCTGATTAGCGGCTCCGTCTGGGGTCGCCACGTCTGGGGCGTCTGGTGGACCTGGGACCCGCGGCTCACGACGACGTTTGTGTTGTGGTTTATCTACGTGGCGTATCTGGCGCTGCGGATGTACATCGACAACGTCGACACTCGCCGGCGCGTCGCCGCCATCTTCGGCATCGTGGGCTTCGTCGACGTGCCCATCGTGTGGTACTCCGTGGAATGGTGGCGCAGCCTGCACCCCGTGCAATCGGTCACCCGCGCCGGACTCACCTCCGAGATGGTGCTCACGATGCTGGTCACCGTGGTCGCGTTTACCGTCTTTTGCTTCGTGCTCATCCGCCAGCGTTATCTCTTAGAGCGTGCCAGCGACGAGGGAGAGGGTCTAAGAGATATCGTCCGCAATCGGTATGGCGAACTGCGGCAGACAGGCGCTACATCGGCGCCGGAGGCTGGGGAATGA
- the nrfD gene encoding polysulfide reductase NrfD, with protein MQEPVTVNRETANRELLDFVFSWPKWFFATTGLLGAVVTLGLIIFLLLMIFGLQLFGYAHPVYWGFPVVNFVFWIGVSHAGIMVSAILRLAQAEWRRPVTRAAEVLTIFSLMTAMTFPIIHSGRPWRTLYWEFPYDWMRGIWPNPRSPLVWDPAAIFTYLTSTVMFVYIALLPDLALARDRVKNPIGKAVYGVLSLGFRGTTRQWRIQAIAGILLSALILPIFVSVHSIVSWDFAVTIIPGWHNTVFAPYFVIGAVHSGVSAVVTVMIVMRYAFGLKNFITKDHIDSLARLLIIVATVWLFFFMLDFMFGLYGTEPAEVDTWQRRLMEPPWTAIAIIFIITGYIIPVGAWLFRRVRRNFFLMFVTTVLVNIGMWLERYMIVIPGLERKSNLTFQYGDYLPSAAEFGIIAAQLALVIAGFLVFSKLLPIMPAADIKEGQILRDEIKVGRARVPATMREA; from the coding sequence ATGCAAGAACCCGTAACCGTCAATCGAGAAACCGCAAACCGCGAGTTGCTGGACTTCGTATTCAGCTGGCCCAAATGGTTCTTCGCAACCACCGGCCTGCTCGGCGCCGTGGTCACGCTGGGCCTCATCATTTTCCTGCTGCTGATGATCTTCGGCCTACAGCTGTTCGGCTACGCCCATCCGGTCTATTGGGGCTTCCCGGTCGTGAACTTCGTGTTCTGGATTGGGGTCAGCCACGCCGGAATCATGGTGTCGGCCATTCTGCGGCTGGCGCAGGCCGAGTGGCGGCGTCCCGTGACGCGCGCCGCTGAGGTCCTGACGATCTTCTCGCTGATGACCGCCATGACCTTCCCGATCATTCACAGCGGACGCCCCTGGCGCACGCTGTACTGGGAGTTCCCCTACGACTGGATGCGCGGCATCTGGCCCAACCCGCGCTCGCCGCTGGTGTGGGACCCCGCCGCGATCTTCACCTACCTGACATCGACGGTGATGTTCGTCTACATCGCGCTGCTGCCGGACCTGGCCCTGGCCCGCGACCGGGTCAAGAATCCCATCGGCAAAGCCGTTTACGGGGTGCTGTCGCTGGGCTTCCGGGGCACGACCCGGCAGTGGCGCATCCAGGCCATCGCCGGCATCCTGCTCTCGGCGCTGATTCTGCCGATCTTCGTCTCGGTGCACAGCATCGTGTCGTGGGACTTCGCCGTCACGATCATTCCCGGATGGCACAACACGGTGTTCGCGCCGTACTTCGTCATCGGGGCCGTGCACTCCGGCGTGTCCGCCGTGGTGACCGTGATGATCGTCATGCGCTACGCCTTCGGCCTGAAGAACTTCATCACCAAGGACCACATCGACTCGCTGGCCCGCCTGCTGATCATCGTGGCCACGGTGTGGCTGTTCTTCTTCATGCTGGACTTCATGTTCGGCCTCTACGGCACCGAGCCCGCCGAGGTCGACACCTGGCAGCGACGCCTGATGGAGCCGCCGTGGACGGCCATCGCCATCATCTTCATCATCACTGGCTACATCATTCCAGTGGGCGCCTGGCTGTTCCGCCGCGTGCGTCGCAACTTCTTCCTGATGTTCGTGACGACAGTGCTGGTCAACATCGGCATGTGGCTCGAGCGCTACATGATCGTGATTCCGGGTCTCGAGCGGAAGTCGAACCTCACGTTCCAGTACGGCGACTACCTGCCGTCGGCGGCGGAGTTCGGCATCATCGCCGCCCAGCTGGCGCTGGTGATCGCCGGGTTCCTCGTGTTCTCCAAGCTGCTGCCAATCATGCCGGCGGCGGATATCAAGGAAGGTCAGATTCTGCGTGATGAAATCAAGGTCGGCCGTGCAAGGGTCCCGGCCACGATGCGGGAGGCCTAA
- a CDS encoding 4Fe-4S dicluster domain-containing protein, with product MVIDADKCTGCQACVVACQSENNLALNEENRVIERRAKTWIRIERYWEGEWPNAKARFLPVLCQHCGNAPCETVCPVWATYHNPDGLNVQVYNRCIGTRFCANACPYSVRYFNFWEPEWPSPMDRQLNPDVTVRTKGIVEKCTFCIHRINRTKREANRDGRPVADGEVEPACVQACPTTALVFGDLNDSDSKVSELSHSKRAYSLLDSLGTAPAITYLKKVDPSHVDEHEEHGH from the coding sequence ATGGTCATCGACGCCGACAAATGCACCGGCTGCCAGGCCTGCGTGGTGGCCTGCCAGTCCGAGAACAACCTGGCCCTCAACGAAGAGAACCGCGTCATCGAGCGTCGGGCGAAGACCTGGATTCGCATCGAGCGCTACTGGGAAGGCGAGTGGCCCAACGCCAAGGCGCGCTTCCTGCCCGTGCTTTGCCAGCACTGCGGCAACGCGCCCTGCGAGACAGTGTGTCCCGTGTGGGCCACCTATCACAATCCCGACGGACTCAACGTGCAGGTCTACAACCGCTGCATCGGCACGCGGTTCTGTGCCAACGCCTGCCCCTACTCGGTGCGCTACTTCAACTTCTGGGAGCCCGAGTGGCCGTCACCCATGGACCGGCAGCTCAATCCCGACGTGACGGTGCGAACCAAGGGAATCGTCGAGAAGTGCACCTTCTGCATCCATCGGATCAATCGCACCAAGCGCGAGGCGAACCGCGACGGCCGGCCGGTGGCCGACGGCGAGGTCGAGCCGGCGTGCGTGCAGGCGTGCCCGACCACGGCGCTCGTATTCGGCGACTTGAACGACTCCGACAGCAAGGTCAGCGAGCTGTCCCACTCCAAGCGGGCCTACTCGCTGCTGGATTCGCTCGGCACGGCGCCCGCCATCACCTATCTCAAGAAAGTTGACCCGAGCCACGTCGACGAGCATGAGGAGCACGGCCATTGA
- a CDS encoding CcmD family protein — translation MTQELVFLFIGYAVIWVLLFGYLVFVTGRIRAVRDAVRDMRQELDAQRRETAE, via the coding sequence ATGACGCAAGAGCTGGTGTTTCTGTTCATCGGGTACGCGGTGATCTGGGTGCTGCTGTTCGGCTACCTGGTGTTCGTCACGGGGCGCATCCGCGCCGTGCGCGACGCGGTCCGCGACATGCGCCAGGAGCTCGACGCTCAGCGCCGGGAGACCGCGGAGTAG
- a CDS encoding cytochrome c maturation protein CcmE, with translation MTDASEPTGAAAPEPIRNRLLSGKFLFVGGALAAALGFLIWTATQGAAVYYHTVSELHAKGDEIEGRLVRVNGIVVDGSIQEDSSEGIIRFEIEDATGVLPVEFRGSPPDLFGYAEEDKYSDVIAEGRLLGTGVFEARNLIVKHGPEFEPREIPAQ, from the coding sequence TTGACCGACGCCTCCGAACCCACCGGCGCTGCCGCGCCGGAGCCCATTCGAAACCGGCTCTTGTCCGGCAAGTTTCTCTTCGTCGGCGGAGCGCTGGCCGCGGCCCTAGGATTCCTGATCTGGACCGCCACCCAAGGCGCGGCCGTCTACTACCACACGGTGAGCGAGTTGCACGCAAAGGGCGACGAGATCGAAGGCCGCCTGGTGCGCGTGAACGGAATCGTGGTGGACGGATCGATTCAGGAGGACTCCTCCGAGGGCATCATCCGCTTCGAGATCGAGGACGCCACCGGCGTACTGCCGGTTGAGTTTCGCGGGTCGCCGCCGGATCTCTTTGGCTATGCGGAGGAGGACAAGTACTCGGACGTGATCGCGGAAGGCCGTCTCCTCGGCACCGGCGTCTTCGAGGCGCGCAACCTCATCGTCAAACACGGACCGGAATTCGAGCCGCGCGAGATCCCGGCCCAGTGA
- a CDS encoding molybdopterin-dependent oxidoreductase, with product MSGIARRRFLTGAAALAGGATVVACAAPERESRVQSFVHSPEQTLPGQELWFATACAHSTGGNSVVVRTVDGRAKKVEGTKGFPVNLGKTNVRGQAGVQSLYNPDRLKTPLRRRGTRGEGRFEAIGWPEALDLLMENFGSAGNPLVVTGPLSGTRLRVLAHFLQNSEGRHLVYEAHDTATLREAARLIFGYTRLPHFDVANAGAVLSFGADFLGTWLSPVHYSTAYGKFREEPNRGRLIQIESHMSLTGANADRWVYVNPGYEGALALSIAQVIAAENLTGDDRWFDPVNAVGGIDALNAYAPELTAARTGVAPDAVREIARDFAGHPPALAIAGGAALAQTNGLDNAAAALLLNRIVGSTGAAGGVRPNPAAPAAVPGSAAGTPFNQWGALATGLLDGSETVDAAFFYDVDPVYGLPASTRFADALGEMSFVVGMGTFLNETLARADLVLPATHPFEEWGDFVADPAPDMEVVGYQQPVVTSWTNARSFGDVMLALTSELFPDAPPPWTTMRDAVRDGAQALIGPDGFDRGWIELLRTGGRWQDGDGREAQADQPDWHIGLLAEPAFAGDTTEFDLHLIPFENVAIGAGSESANPWLQATPDPLTTVTWTTWAELNPATAQRLGVKRNDVVHIDTPDGTLRARVYESPVAPPDVVAVPIGQGREFGSRWNVDRGANVMQTLAAQAVAGSGALAWGATLARVRPAGEHDRLPTLEVIEDPRNDGEAPPVRVTSG from the coding sequence ATGAGCGGCATCGCGCGACGGCGGTTCCTCACCGGAGCGGCAGCGCTCGCCGGCGGCGCCACGGTGGTCGCCTGCGCCGCGCCCGAGCGCGAATCGCGGGTGCAGAGCTTCGTGCATTCGCCGGAGCAGACGCTGCCCGGCCAAGAGCTGTGGTTCGCCACCGCCTGCGCGCACTCCACGGGCGGCAACAGCGTGGTGGTGCGCACCGTGGACGGCCGCGCCAAGAAGGTGGAGGGCACCAAGGGCTTCCCGGTCAACCTGGGCAAGACCAACGTTCGCGGACAGGCGGGCGTCCAGTCGCTGTACAACCCGGATCGCCTCAAGACGCCCCTGCGCCGGCGCGGTACGCGCGGCGAGGGCCGGTTCGAGGCCATCGGCTGGCCCGAGGCGCTCGATCTGCTGATGGAAAACTTCGGCTCGGCGGGGAATCCGCTCGTGGTCACGGGACCGCTGAGCGGCACGCGCCTGCGAGTGCTGGCGCACTTCCTCCAAAACAGCGAAGGCCGTCACCTCGTCTACGAGGCGCATGACACGGCCACGCTGCGTGAAGCCGCGCGGCTCATCTTCGGCTACACCCGCCTGCCGCATTTCGACGTCGCCAACGCCGGCGCGGTCCTTTCGTTCGGCGCGGACTTCCTCGGAACGTGGCTATCGCCGGTGCACTACAGCACCGCCTACGGCAAATTCCGGGAGGAGCCCAACCGGGGCCGGCTGATCCAAATCGAGTCCCACATGTCGCTGACCGGGGCGAACGCGGATCGCTGGGTATATGTCAATCCCGGATACGAAGGCGCGCTGGCCCTGAGCATCGCGCAGGTCATCGCCGCCGAGAACCTAACCGGGGACGACCGCTGGTTCGACCCGGTCAACGCCGTGGGCGGGATCGACGCCCTCAACGCCTACGCGCCCGAGCTGACCGCGGCGCGCACCGGCGTGGCGCCAGACGCCGTGCGTGAGATCGCGCGGGATTTCGCCGGCCATCCGCCCGCGCTGGCCATCGCCGGCGGCGCCGCGCTGGCCCAGACCAACGGCCTCGACAACGCCGCGGCCGCCTTGCTGCTCAACCGCATCGTCGGGAGCACCGGCGCGGCAGGCGGCGTGCGACCGAATCCCGCCGCCCCGGCGGCGGTGCCGGGATCGGCCGCGGGAACGCCGTTCAACCAGTGGGGCGCGCTGGCTACCGGGCTGCTCGACGGCAGCGAAACCGTCGATGCGGCCTTCTTCTACGACGTCGATCCGGTCTACGGGCTGCCCGCGTCAACGCGGTTTGCGGACGCCCTCGGCGAGATGTCGTTCGTCGTCGGCATGGGCACGTTCCTCAATGAGACGCTCGCGCGCGCCGACCTGGTGCTGCCGGCCACGCACCCCTTCGAGGAATGGGGCGACTTCGTCGCCGATCCCGCGCCCGATATGGAAGTCGTGGGCTATCAGCAGCCGGTGGTCACCTCATGGACCAATGCGCGCAGCTTTGGCGACGTGATGCTGGCGCTGACCTCGGAACTTTTCCCCGACGCGCCGCCGCCGTGGACGACCATGCGCGACGCCGTCCGCGACGGCGCCCAGGCGCTGATCGGCCCAGATGGCTTCGACCGCGGCTGGATCGAGCTGCTGCGCACGGGCGGTCGATGGCAGGACGGAGACGGCCGCGAGGCCCAAGCCGACCAGCCCGATTGGCACATTGGCCTGCTCGCCGAGCCGGCCTTCGCCGGTGACACCACGGAGTTCGATCTGCACCTGATCCCCTTCGAGAATGTGGCGATTGGCGCCGGCAGCGAGTCGGCTAACCCCTGGCTGCAGGCCACGCCCGACCCGCTGACCACCGTCACCTGGACAACCTGGGCCGAGCTGAACCCGGCAACCGCCCAGCGCCTGGGGGTCAAACGCAACGACGTGGTGCACATCGACACGCCGGATGGCACGCTGCGGGCGCGCGTGTACGAGTCGCCGGTGGCGCCGCCCGACGTCGTGGCCGTCCCGATCGGGCAAGGCCGCGAGTTCGGCAGCCGCTGGAACGTTGATCGGGGAGCGAACGTCATGCAGACCCTGGCCGCCCAGGCCGTTGCCGGATCCGGGGCGCTGGCCTGGGGGGCGACGCTGGCGCGCGTGCGACCCGCCGGCGAACACGACCGGCTGCCCACGCTTGAAGTCATCGAAGATCCGCGCAACGACGGGGAGGCGCCACCAGTGCGAGTAACCAGTGGCTAG
- the ccmA gene encoding heme ABC exporter ATP-binding protein CcmA, whose translation METPALTLNRLTVGFGGRHVLRDVSLSLRAGERVALLGPNGAGKTTLLRTLATLQRPLSGEAHITDADVAKRRRAARRRLGFLGHTPHLVGHLTARENLAFLASLYGVTNPDSRVVEVLQVVGLADLADRRARELSRGQLQRLSLAAAALHEPNVLLLDEPDASLDRDAVRALPAMLDALCPGSAVLLSTHDPEVAAQVAGRQVLVDRGRVIEEDSPAAASSEQPAPTGVSDVSFVAAAWSLLRKDALVEWRAREQAPALLAFALLITVLFDMAFVILAQADAPAVAAGVAWSTLLLVASLSGVRLFGSERDANTLTCLRLAPIDQSAVFVAKYVLLAAHVLAVGLVQLALLSLLLDLQLFQGGMLATLGLVAIALSAVTAMQSALALESRAREVLMPLLAVPLAIPVMLAGVGATLETLQGAPAGGAAPWLGLLAVVAAVFLSLSVLLYPHAVDG comes from the coding sequence ATGGAGACCCCGGCCCTCACGCTGAATCGCCTCACGGTTGGATTCGGTGGGCGCCACGTGCTCCGCGATGTCTCGCTGTCCCTACGCGCGGGGGAGCGGGTGGCGTTGCTCGGGCCAAACGGCGCCGGCAAGACGACGCTGCTGCGCACGCTGGCGACCCTGCAGCGGCCGTTGAGCGGGGAAGCGCATATCACTGACGCAGACGTTGCCAAGCGCCGACGAGCCGCGCGCCGCCGTCTCGGCTTCCTCGGGCACACGCCGCACCTGGTCGGCCACCTCACCGCCCGCGAGAACCTCGCCTTTCTGGCCTCGCTGTATGGAGTGACGAACCCGGACTCGCGCGTTGTCGAAGTGCTACAGGTAGTCGGGCTCGCTGATCTGGCCGACCGGCGAGCCCGCGAGCTGTCACGCGGGCAGCTTCAGCGGCTCTCGCTGGCGGCCGCGGCGCTGCACGAACCGAACGTTCTGCTGCTGGACGAGCCCGACGCCAGTCTCGATCGCGACGCCGTCCGCGCGCTGCCCGCCATGTTGGACGCGCTGTGCCCGGGCTCGGCCGTGCTGCTGAGCACGCACGATCCCGAAGTGGCCGCGCAGGTGGCCGGGCGCCAAGTCCTCGTCGACCGGGGCCGTGTCATCGAAGAGGATTCGCCCGCAGCGGCTTCATCGGAGCAACCGGCCCCGACCGGAGTATCGGACGTGTCGTTCGTCGCCGCGGCGTGGTCGCTGCTTCGCAAGGACGCGCTGGTCGAGTGGCGCGCGCGGGAACAGGCCCCGGCGCTGCTGGCTTTCGCGCTGCTCATCACCGTGCTGTTCGACATGGCGTTCGTCATCCTGGCGCAGGCGGACGCGCCCGCAGTCGCCGCGGGCGTGGCTTGGTCCACGCTCTTGTTGGTTGCCAGCCTGTCGGGCGTTCGGCTGTTCGGGTCTGAGCGCGACGCCAACACGCTTACCTGCCTGCGCCTGGCGCCCATCGACCAGAGCGCCGTGTTCGTGGCCAAGTACGTTTTGCTGGCCGCGCACGTGCTGGCCGTTGGACTGGTGCAGTTGGCGCTGCTGAGCCTGCTGCTCGACTTGCAGCTCTTCCAAGGCGGGATGCTGGCCACCCTGGGCCTCGTGGCCATCGCCTTGAGCGCGGTGACGGCCATGCAAAGCGCCCTGGCCTTGGAAAGCCGGGCGCGCGAGGTCTTGATGCCGCTGCTGGCCGTGCCGCTGGCGATTCCCGTGATGCTCGCCGGAGTCGGGGCGACGCTCGAGACGCTGCAGGGCGCACCGGCCGGCGGCGCCGCGCCGTGGCTCGGTTTGCTGGCCGTAGTGGCGGCCGTATTCTTGTCGTTGAGCGTCCTGCTCTACCCGCACGCCGTCGACGGTTAG
- a CDS encoding DUF3341 domain-containing protein: MSAKDSDRKRELLGLYNEPDDAADAVSRLRGAGFGGNDIEIISATPYPEGAFGEQHAKHRLFAFPFAGAACGLAVAIAWHIGAQIALPIVTGGKPIVAVPAIIQVLYEGTMLGAVLFTVLGVLFESRLPDGIGVYDDRIADGLIGVSVMARERRIPDAQIALEESGAVDVLSKDGSLMRPAAASP, encoded by the coding sequence ATGAGCGCCAAAGATTCGGATCGAAAGCGCGAGCTGCTCGGGCTGTATAACGAGCCCGACGACGCCGCCGACGCCGTGTCGCGGCTCCGCGGCGCGGGTTTCGGCGGTAACGACATCGAGATCATCTCGGCCACGCCTTACCCCGAAGGCGCGTTCGGCGAGCAGCACGCAAAGCATCGACTGTTCGCGTTCCCATTCGCGGGCGCGGCCTGCGGGCTGGCCGTCGCCATCGCCTGGCACATCGGCGCCCAGATCGCGCTTCCCATCGTGACCGGCGGAAAGCCGATAGTCGCGGTCCCGGCCATCATCCAGGTGCTCTACGAGGGCACCATGCTCGGCGCGGTGCTCTTCACCGTGCTCGGCGTGCTGTTCGAGTCCCGCCTGCCGGACGGCATCGGCGTCTACGACGACCGCATTGCCGACGGTCTCATCGGCGTGTCGGTCATGGCGCGCGAGCGCCGGATTCCGGACGCCCAGATTGCGCTGGAAGAATCCGGCGCGGTGGACGTGCTCAGCAAGGATGGCAGCCTCATGCGCCCGGCGGCGGCCTCACCCTGA